The Myxococcus virescens genome segment ATTGAGTGGCTGACCGACAACGGCCCGGCCTACACAGCCCATGAGACGCGCGAATTTGGGAGCAGCCTGGGCCTGCTCATCCGCACCACGCCGGCCTACTCCCCCGAGAGCAATGGCATGGCGGAGTCCTTCGTGAAGAGCTTCAAGCGCGACTACGTGTACCTGGCCCGACTGGACAGCGCCGAGGCAGTCCTCCAGCAGCTCCCCGCCTGGTTTCACGACTACAACACCGTGCACCCTCACAAGGCGCTGAAGATGCGCTCCCCGAGAGAGTTTCGACTCGCCGCTTCACCCCTCTGACCATGTCCGATTTGACGGGGGCAACTCCACTTCCGCTACTACATGCCTACGGGCGAGGTGGAGATTCGCTACGGCACCACTGGCTCAGGGGCTCTGCTCTTCAGTGCGGCGTCGCAGAACACGTGGATTGCCAATCTGGCCATGGTGCCTGGTGACTTCAACGGGGATGGGTACACGGACATCTTCCGGTACAACACGTCCACTGGCGAGGTGGAGACCCGCTTCGGTGTTGCCGGCATGGGGCCGCTGCATTTCAGTGCTTCGACCTTGGAGACGTGGGTTGCGAATCTGAAGTTCGCGCCTGGTGACTTCAACGGCGACGGTCGCACGGACCTCTTCCGCTACTACACCCCGACCGGTGAGGCTGAGATTCGCTACGGCAGCCCAGGCACGGCGCCCTTTGTCTTCAGCGCGGCGTCCCAGAACCTCTGGATTCCCGGTTTGGAGACCATCAGCGGCTACGTGCCCAGCCACTGATTCTGGGCGAGTCGTCCTCCGCGTGCGCGGATGACGGAGCGCGGGCTGGAGCGGCGCACCACCGCTTCAGCCCGCGTCGTTGATTGGCTTGGCGGACGTGGCGCTCCCACCTCAATCCGGCGTCATCGCCACGACCGCCACCCCGACAATCCCTCACGGCACGTCGTTGGTCGGACGGTTATCACACGCGGATGGGAGGCTCGATGAGTACGGGCGCGGTGGCCTTCGGGTCATCCGGGTCGAACGCGGGCGCGTAGGGACCGGCGTGGGTCTCCTTCCACTTGCGGGGCACGCGCTCGATGCCCACGGGAAAGACGGTGAGCCGTCCGTCTTCACCGATGCGCATGCGGAGGAAGTTCTTCCAGTCCGGAAGCGCCAGCGAGATGAAGGCCTCGTTGGAGTGCGCGCCGAAGCGATTCACGCTCAGCCACAGGTACAAGCCCATGACGAAGGGCCCCACCAGGAAGCCGCCCAGGAAGGTGAAGCCCGAGGACAGCAGGAACTTGCCCGCCAGGTGCCACCAGCCCGCCTCGCAGTGGATGCCGTCCGCGGCGAGCTCGGGGCACACGCCCAGGCCGCTCACCGTGAAGTAGGTGGCGCCCCAGGCCACGAAGAAGGCCGCGGCGATGTGTCCAAGCCCGTGGAGCGTGCCCGCCAGCGTGCGCCACTTGCCGAAGGCCGAGTCCGCCAGCCCGATGAGCCCGCCGATGGTGGCCATGCCCAGCACCAGCGTCCACGGCCGGGCCACCATGCTGTTGGCCACCGCCAGGATGACGTCCGAAAGCTGCGATATTCCGAACGAGCCCACCTCCGCGTAGGCCGCCAGCGCCAGCAGCAGGTACAGCATGCCGGTCATCAACCCGAACAGCGGACTGTGGCGGATGAGGAGCAGGTTCTGCCGCGCCAGCTTCCGAGACGTCCATTCGTCCGGGAAGCTCTTCTGCAGCGTGTAGCCGTCCCGCAGGACAGGGGCGGAGGGCGCGTGCGTGGGGTGGAGGAAGGCCCCGCCACCGCCCGCGGTGATTTTCTGCCGCCCGCCGGCGTCCTCGTGCCGCCGGTAGTGGTGCAGGTCCCCGGCGAGGAAGACGTTGATGCGCCGGCCGAACACCTTCTCCTGGAGGTACTCCAGGTTGTTCTCCAGGTAGCTGCCCTTGCGCCGCTCGGTGGCGGCCAGAATCCACGCGGGCTCCGCGTTGCAGAGGATGATGCGGTCGTCGGGGCCCATGTGGCTGGCCACTTCGCGGAAGTACTCCACCTGTGGCACGTCGATGTCGCTGTTGAGCTGCACGTCCGTGCCGATGAGCCACCAGCGCTGGGGCAGCTTCAGCGCGAAGTAGCTGCGGCTCTGCCGCGTGCGCCGGCCAGCAATCCACCGGTTCGCGCAGAACAGCCGCAGGAAGGCGCCGAGCCCGTCGTACCAGTCATGGTTGCCCGGAATCACGAACAGGTCCGGGCTGGGCGCATGCGAGCGCCGCATGGCCGCCTCATAGGGCTGGACGAGCCGCTCGTCGTACACCTCTCGGCTGGCGCCGGGGTACACGCCGTCACCGCCATGGACGAGCAGCCGTCCTCGCTGTGTGGCATGGGACTCCGCGTGGGGCTGGCCCTGCACGGACAGCGTCAGCTCCGGCAGCGCCAGCAGCCGCGCCACCGCGTAGGTGGAGTTCCAGCCATCGCCGGTGTCCGACACATAGTCCAGCCAGAAGCCGCCCTCCGGCATCGGCTCCTGCGAGTAGTCGAAATAGGGCACCTGCGGCCGCACCACCGCTTCGATGAGCCGCTGGTCCGCGCGCGCGCCGAAGACGGCCGCCACCACCGCGTCCAAGCCCGTGCGCAGCAGTTGTGTGGGATGAAGCCAGCGCACCATGTCCGCCCGCTTCCGGGGATGCGCCGCCATGCTCTGGTCCGACACCGGCAGGCCCTCGCGCGGAGACAAAGCGTAGGGACGCAGGTCCTCGGTAGGGATGTCCTCACGTGGCGGCTTCAGCGGCTCCAGCGGCTCGCGCTCAGCGGCCATGTGCGGGCTGCTCCAGGAAGAGGCCGGAAAGGACGGTGAAGCCGAGCCCGGGGGCCGCGGGCGAGGACGTGTGGAATCGTGAACGCATGGCTGTCCTGGATTACCACGGCGATGGCCCTCGCCTGGAGGCCAGGCGGGCGCGGTTCACGGTTCCCTGGGACCGCCGGGTGGGGCACCCTGGGGACATGCCGGACTCGCCGCTCAAGGATTTCCCGGTGGTCGTCTCCTTCCCTCTCCACTGGGGGGAGATGGACGCCTTCGGCCACGCCAACAACACGCGCACGTTCACCTGGTTCGAGACCGCCCGCATCCACTACTTCGCGCGCATCGGTCTGACGGGGCCGTCTGGCGCGGGGGACGAGCGGACGAACCGCGACGGCGTGGGGCCCATCCTGAAGGCCACCAACGCGGAGTACCTGCGTCCCGTCCTCTTCCCCACGCGCCTGGTGGCCGGTTGCCGCGCCACCCGCATCGGAACGTCGTCCATAACCCTGGAGCACGCGGTGGCCGGAGAGGACGACGGCGTCCTCTACACCCGGGGGAGCTGCGTCATCGTCACCCTGCGCTACGCCACCCACGAGAAGGTCCCCGTGCCGGCGGAGCTCCGCGCGGCCATCGAGGCGCTCGAAGGGCGCTCCTTCAGCTCGTGAGTGAACAGCGGTTTCTGGGCATCGCGCCGTCCACGAGCGACCTGGCGCTGGGGTTCTACGAGGGCATGGCGGAGGAGTACCACCTGCTCTTCGCCAACTGGCCGCAGGTGGTGGAGCGGCAGGGCGCCATGCTGGACGCGCTGCTGCGCCGCTGCGAGGCGCCGCCGCCCCGGCGGGTGCTGGACTGCGCGTGTGGCATTGGCACCCAGGCGCTGGGACTGGCGGGCCGTGGCTACACCGTCCACGCCACCGATTTGAGCCCGGCCGCCGTGGCACGTGCCGAGCGCGAGGCTCGCGCGATGAACGTGCACCTCACCACGGGCGTGGCGGACATGCGCACGCTGGACGCGCAGGTGGAGGGCACCTTCCCGGTGGTGCTGGCGCTGGACAACGCGGTGACGCACCTGCTGACGGACGAGGACCTGGACGCGGCGGCGCGCGCCATGGCGTCGAAGCTGGCTCCCGGTGGGCTGGTGGTGTTGAGCGTGCGCGACGCCGACGCGCTGGTGCAGAGCCAGCCCCGCTTCACCTCGGAGCGGCTCTTGGATGCACCCGAGGGCCGCCGCATCCTCTTTCAAATCTGGGACTGGGCCGCGGACGGACGGACGTACACGGTGCACCAGTTCATCCTCCGCCCCGAGGGCAAGGGCTGGCACACCACCGAGCACACGGGCGTGTACCGCGCGCTTCAGCGCGTGGACCTGGAGCGGGCGCTCACGCGCGCGGGGCTGATGGATACGCGCTGGCACACGCCGGAGGAGACGGGCTTCCATCAGCCCATCCTCACGGCGCGGCGGGCCTGAGGTGCGCGGGATGGCGGGCCGCTACTCGATGCGGCACGCCTCGCTGAAGTCCAGGCGCGGGTTGCGCGGGAAGAGCTTCTCCGCGTCGCCGTAGCCGAGGTTGATGAGGAAGTTGGACTTCCACTTCCCCTCCGGGAAGAACGCCGCGTCCACCTTCGCGTTGTCGAAGCCCGCCATGGGGCCGCAGTCCAGGCCCAGCGCCCGCGCGGCGAGGATGAAGTAGCCCCCCTGCAGCGAGCTGTTCATGTAGGCCGTCTTCTCGCGGGCCTCCGCGGGCATGGCGAGGAAGCCCGCCTTCATGTCGCGCGCGGGGAAGAGCTGGGGAAACTTTTCGTAGAACGCGGTGTCGTACGCGATGATGGCCGTCACCGGCGCGTTCATCGTCTTGTCCACGTTGCCAGGGGACAGGGTGGGCTTGAGCCGCTCCTTCGCCTCGCGGCTCTTCACGAAGACGATGCGCACCGGCTGCGAGTTGGCCGCCGTGGGCGCCATCCGGGTGAGCGCGTAGAGCTGCTGGAGGACGTCGTCCGCCACCGGCTTGTCGAGCCACGCGTTGTGGGTGCGGGCGTCGAGAAAGAGCTGGTTGAGGGCGTTGGCGTCGAGGCCGGCCTGCTGCGTTGCCATGGGCGAGTCCCTTCCTGGAGTGATCCGGCGCGTGACCTTCATGAGCCACCGCCACGGTTCTTCAGGTAATGGGTTCACTTTTGATTCGCAAGTAGCTTCCAAAAAGTAAGTAGCTTGGGACTTCCGTGCCGGTGGCAGGGCGGCTCGCTATATTCGGGGGAGGAGGCGCCAATGGAGCATCCGCTGACACGGTGTGCGCGGTACGAGAAGGCCAGCGAGCTGATGGGGAAGCGCTGGACGGGCCTCATCCTGCGCATCCTGCTCGCGGGGCCCCGGCGCTTCGGCGAGCTGACGGCCGAGATTGGCAGCATCAGCGAGCGCGTCCTGTCGGAGCGGCTCAAGGAGCTGGAGGCGGAGGGCGTGGTGTCGCGTCACGTGGACGCGGGGCCTCCCATCCGCGTGGCGTACCAGCTCACGGAGAAGGGACAGGCGCTGTGGAAGGTCGTGGATGAGCTGGGGCGGTGGGCGGAGCGCTGGGTGGACGTGAAGCCCGCCTCTGCCGCTCGCAAGCGCAAGTCCGCGTGAGGTTCAGGCGCCGCCGCGCTTCGCGTCCGCTGGGGCGTTGGGGTGGCGGGCCAGCAGCATGCGCAGCTGGGGCTGACGCCGCACCGCTTCCTGCTTCAGCAAGTGCGCGATGAGGGCCGGCGGGGCCGCGCTCCAGCGGGCGATGTTCTGGATGAGCATGGGCGAGCGGTAGGTGCGTCCGCACAGCAGCGACGCCGTCTTCCCATCCACCGGCAGGCCGATGAGCGCCGCCAGCGCGCGGCCTTCCGTGTTGAGGATGAGCTCCACCTTCTCCTCCGCGGGGCCGCTGGCGAAGCGCTGGCGGAGCACCTCGCGCGCTGCGCGCCGTGTGGATTCCGGCACGTCGCGGTCATTG includes the following:
- a CDS encoding integrase core domain-containing protein, which gives rise to IEWLTDNGPAYTAHETREFGSSLGLLIRTTPAYSPESNGMAESFVKSFKRDYVYLARLDSAEAVLQQLPAWFHDYNTVHPHKALKMRSPREFRLAASPL
- a CDS encoding FG-GAP repeat domain-containing protein, whose translation is MPTGEVEIRYGTTGSGALLFSAASQNTWIANLAMVPGDFNGDGYTDIFRYNTSTGEVETRFGVAGMGPLHFSASTLETWVANLKFAPGDFNGDGRTDLFRYYTPTGEAEIRYGSPGTAPFVFSAASQNLWIPGLETISGYVPSH
- a CDS encoding metallophosphoesterase, producing MAAEREPLEPLKPPREDIPTEDLRPYALSPREGLPVSDQSMAAHPRKRADMVRWLHPTQLLRTGLDAVVAAVFGARADQRLIEAVVRPQVPYFDYSQEPMPEGGFWLDYVSDTGDGWNSTYAVARLLALPELTLSVQGQPHAESHATQRGRLLVHGGDGVYPGASREVYDERLVQPYEAAMRRSHAPSPDLFVIPGNHDWYDGLGAFLRLFCANRWIAGRRTRQSRSYFALKLPQRWWLIGTDVQLNSDIDVPQVEYFREVASHMGPDDRIILCNAEPAWILAATERRKGSYLENNLEYLQEKVFGRRINVFLAGDLHHYRRHEDAGGRQKITAGGGGAFLHPTHAPSAPVLRDGYTLQKSFPDEWTSRKLARQNLLLIRHSPLFGLMTGMLYLLLALAAYAEVGSFGISQLSDVILAVANSMVARPWTLVLGMATIGGLIGLADSAFGKWRTLAGTLHGLGHIAAAFFVAWGATYFTVSGLGVCPELAADGIHCEAGWWHLAGKFLLSSGFTFLGGFLVGPFVMGLYLWLSVNRFGAHSNEAFISLALPDWKNFLRMRIGEDGRLTVFPVGIERVPRKWKETHAGPYAPAFDPDDPKATAPVLIEPPIRV
- a CDS encoding acyl-CoA thioesterase; translation: MPDSPLKDFPVVVSFPLHWGEMDAFGHANNTRTFTWFETARIHYFARIGLTGPSGAGDERTNRDGVGPILKATNAEYLRPVLFPTRLVAGCRATRIGTSSITLEHAVAGEDDGVLYTRGSCVIVTLRYATHEKVPVPAELRAAIEALEGRSFSS
- a CDS encoding class I SAM-dependent methyltransferase, encoding MSEQRFLGIAPSTSDLALGFYEGMAEEYHLLFANWPQVVERQGAMLDALLRRCEAPPPRRVLDCACGIGTQALGLAGRGYTVHATDLSPAAVARAEREARAMNVHLTTGVADMRTLDAQVEGTFPVVLALDNAVTHLLTDEDLDAAARAMASKLAPGGLVVLSVRDADALVQSQPRFTSERLLDAPEGRRILFQIWDWAADGRTYTVHQFILRPEGKGWHTTEHTGVYRALQRVDLERALTRAGLMDTRWHTPEETGFHQPILTARRA
- a CDS encoding malonic semialdehyde reductase, with translation MATQQAGLDANALNQLFLDARTHNAWLDKPVADDVLQQLYALTRMAPTAANSQPVRIVFVKSREAKERLKPTLSPGNVDKTMNAPVTAIIAYDTAFYEKFPQLFPARDMKAGFLAMPAEAREKTAYMNSSLQGGYFILAARALGLDCGPMAGFDNAKVDAAFFPEGKWKSNFLINLGYGDAEKLFPRNPRLDFSEACRIE
- a CDS encoding winged helix-turn-helix transcriptional regulator, coding for MEHPLTRCARYEKASELMGKRWTGLILRILLAGPRRFGELTAEIGSISERVLSERLKELEAEGVVSRHVDAGPPIRVAYQLTEKGQALWKVVDELGRWAERWVDVKPASAARKRKSA